Proteins from one Scyliorhinus canicula chromosome 6, sScyCan1.1, whole genome shotgun sequence genomic window:
- the LOC119967448 gene encoding transcription factor Sox-7-like translates to MATLMSPYTWTEGLDSPAGEGKPRAGLPAHESSGRNKAEPRIRRPMNAFMVWAKDERKQLAIQNPDLHNAELSKMLGKSWKALAPSQKRPFVEEAERLRVQHMQDHPNYKYRPRRKKQIKRLCKRVDPSFLLNNFPHNQSPVHGGRMCRGPLEEEEDKGYPPASRLPTISRFRKTHTTNNSFDNYGLPTPEMSPLDVIDADHSFFPSQCTEDSPSQMNGVMYRSDYSQSPIQCGHLSQISIPQNRCSTIHPAASHPPPPPYYNRIQHPAPQSMNSSTSVQLSPPHEHHHLDNLEHISQAELLGEVDRNEFDQYLNTSSHLNQAGMAINSHLSDVSSSGGTSSERSLISVLADATAAYYNSYSSS, encoded by the exons ATGGCTACACTGATGAGCCCATACACATGGACAGAGGGTTTGGACTCTCCTGCTGGGGAAGGAAAGCCGAGGGCTGGGCTCCCAGCTCACGAATCTTCAGGCAGAAACAAAGCTGAGCCACGAATCCGGAGACCCATGAATGCCTTCATGGTCTGGGCTAAGGACGAGAGGAAACAACTAGCAATCCAAAACCCTGATCTACACAATGCAGAGCTCAGCAAAATGCTGG GCAAATCATGGAAAGCACTCGCTCCTTCACAGAAGAGGCCTTTTGTGGAAGAAGCGGAAAGATTGCGAGTTCAGCATATGCAGGATCATCCTAATTACAAATACAGACCGCGGAGGAAAAAACAGATCAAACGTCTCTGCAAACGTGTAGACCCCAGCTTCCTGCTCAACAACTTCCCCCACAATCAGTCTCCTGTCCACGGTGGAAGAATGTGTCGGGGGCctctggaggaggaagaggataaaGGCTATCCACCAGCCTCAAGACTTCCTACAATCAGCAGATTTAGGAAAACGCACACAACAAACAACAGCTTCGACAACTATGGGCTACCCACTCCCGAGATGTCTCCTTTAGATGTGATTGATGCTGATCACAGTTTCTTTCCATCTCAGTGTACAGAGGATTCGCCTTCTCAGATGAATGGAGTAATGTATCGGTCAGACTACAGTCAAAGTCCCATCCAATGTGGACATCTCAGTCAGATTTCAATCCCCCAGAATAGATGTAGCACGATACACCCAGCAGCCagccatcctcctccacctccttattATAACCGGATCCAGCATCCAGCGCCCCAGTCCATGAACTCAAGCACGTCTGTCCAACTTTCTCCCCCTCATGAGCACCATCATCTAGATAACCTGGAACATATCAGCCAGGCTGAGCTCTTAGGAGAAGTGGACCGCAATGAGTTTGATCAGTATTTGAACACCTCCAGTCATCTAAATCAAGCAGGAATGGCAATTAATTCACATCTATCTGACGTCAGCTCATCAGGAGGCACAAGTTCAGAGAGGAGCCTTATATCTGTGTTAGCAGATGCTACTGCAGCATATTACAATAGCTACAGTAGTTCCTAG